A region from the Vicia villosa cultivar HV-30 ecotype Madison, WI linkage group LG3, Vvil1.0, whole genome shotgun sequence genome encodes:
- the LOC131658561 gene encoding agamous-like MADS-box protein AGL80, whose translation MTRKKVKLAFIENNTARKVAYKKRKNGLMKKVNELTTLCGINASAIIYDPYDPQPEIWPSPCGVQNVLSKFITTSEFEQRRNMVIQESLLNQMILKAEKQFKKEQRDNKEKEKTMFMFQCLSAGNIVQNNMSMGDLNDLCWMIDHNLRAIGRRMESVDNENIIHQNQSESHVMASQSQVQLPMAPPVPLLPPPPPPPTTPENNEIAMMSRLGWI comes from the coding sequence ATGACTAGAAAGAAGGTGAAACTTGCTTTCATTGAGAACAATACCGCAAGGAAAGTAGCATACAAGAAACGGAAGAATGGTTTAATGAAGAAGGTAAATGAACTAACAACCCTTTGCGGTATCAATGCATCTGCCATAATTTATGACCCCTACGATCCACAACCGGAGATCTGGCCATCGCCTTGTGGAGTACAAAATGTGCTTTCGAAATTCATTACGACTTCGGAGTTTGAACAAAGAAGAAATATGGTGATTCAAGAGAGTTTACTGAATCAAATGATTTTGAAGGCTGAAAAGCAATTTAAAAAAGAACAAAGAGAcaacaaagaaaaagagaaaaccaTGTTCATGTTTCAGTGTCTCAGTGCTGGGAACATCGTCCAGAACAATATGTCGATGGGTGATTTGAATGATCTTTGTTGGATGATTGATCATAATTTGAGGGCGATTGGGAGAAGGATGGAATCAGTTGATAATGAAAATATTATTCACCAAAATCAAAGTGAGAGTCATGTCATGGCTTCTCAAAGCCAAGTCCAACTCCCAATGGCACCGCCAGTGCCACTACTACCACCACCGCCACCACCACCAACCACACCTGAAAATAATGAAATTGCAATGATGAGTAGGTTGGGATGGATATGA
- the LOC131656347 gene encoding agamous-like MADS-box protein AGL80: MTRKKVKLAFIENDTARKTTYKKRNKGLLKKVDEISTLCGIDACAIVYGPYDPQPEIWPSPSGVEKVLLKFKTAPEFDQSRRMVDQESFLKQRISKAEKQLQKQRGDNKEKEKSMLMFECLSAGNIVQNNMSVGDLNDLCWMIDHNLRVIGRRIESLDSENIIHQNQSESQVMAAQIPMAQPLPLLPPPPPPPTVSDNNDEIEMMSRLGWI, from the coding sequence aTGACTAGAAAGAAGGTGAAGCTTGCTTTCATTGAGAATGATACTGCAAGGAAGACAACTTACAAGAAAAGGAATAAGGGTTTATTGAAGAAGGTTGATGAAATATCAACCCTTTGTGGTATCGATGCTTGTGCGATTGTTTATGGCCCATACGATCCTCAACCTGAGATCTGGCCATCACCGTCGGGAGTTGAAAAGGTGCTTTTGAAATTTAAGACAGCGCCTGAGTTTGATCAAAGCAGAAGGATGGTGGATCAAGAGAGTTTTCTCAAACAAAGAATTTCCAAGGCTGAAAAGCAACTTCAAAAACAACGGGGAGAcaacaaagaaaaagagaaaagcatGCTCATGTTTGAGTGTCTCAGTGCTGGGAACATCGTCCAGAACAATATGTCTGTAGGTGATTTGAATGATCTTTGTTGGATGATTGATCATAATTTGAGGGTGATTGGGAGAAGGATTGAATCACTTGATAGTGAAAATataattcaccaaaatcaaagtGAAAGTCAAGTCATGGCTGCTCAAATCCCAATGGCACAGCCACTGCCACTCCTACCACCACCGCCGCCACCACCAACTGTGTCTGATAATAATGATGAAATTGAAATGATGAGTAGGTTGGGATGGATATGA